In Debaryomyces hansenii CBS767 chromosome A complete sequence, a genomic segment contains:
- a CDS encoding DEHA2D05082p (similar to uniprot|Q04225 Saccharomyces cerevisiae YMR131C RRB1 RiboSome Assembly 2), with translation MSKRSASDELAPQSGNSAVKTTKDSLPPANAAEEQADDVDMGEFEDPYGDEFESDGEIIEVDSANEEDDDMDEEGKNKKIEELEREEEKEPESTIYLPHKSKPLGPDEVLEADPSVYEMLHNVNLPWPCLTVDVLPDNLGNERRTYPASLYVTTATQASRAKDNEIITMKLSSLSKTLVKDEDDEEQDEDEDDDNEDVDPIMDSETIPLKHTTNRIRVSPHASETGEYLTATMSESGEVLIYDLSSQYKAFDTPGYMIPKSSKRPIHTVRNHGNVEGYGLDWSPLINTGSLLSGDCSGRIYATSRTSSNWVTDKTPFFASDSSIEDIQWSTGENTVFATAGCDGYVRVWDTRSKKHKPAISVAASKTDVNVISWSDKINHLLASGHDDGSWGVWDLRNFNAQTTPSPVAHYDFHKSAITSISFNPLDESIIAVSSEDNTVTLWDLAVEADDEEITEQRKELQELHDIPPQLLFVHWQRDVKDVRWHKQIPGCLVSTGGDGLNIWKTISV, from the coding sequence ATGTCTAAGAGATCAGCATCTGACGAATTGGCACCACAGTCAGGGAATTCTGCTGTGAAAACCACCAAAGATTCATTGCCACCGGCTAATGCGGCGGAAGAACAAGCAGATGATGTGGATATGGGTGAATTCGAAGACCCATACGGAGACGAATTTGAAAGTGACGGAGAGATCATTGAAGTCGATTCCgcaaatgaagaagacgatGATATGGATGAAGAAGGGAAAAATAAGAAGATTGAGGAGTTGGAAAGAGAGGAAGAGAAGGAACCAGAGTCGACCATTTACTTACCACATAAGTCCAAGCCTTTAGGCCCCGATGAAGTATTGGAGGCGGATCCAAGTGTATATGAGATGTTGCACAATGTTAACTTGCCATGGCCATGTTTAACTGTAGACGTTTTGCCCGATAATCTTGGTAATGAGAGAAGAACGTATCCTGCTTCTTTATATGTTACTACGGCCACGCAAGCATCTCGTGCTAAGGACAACGAGATAATCACTATGAAATTGTCATCATTGTCCAAGACTTTGGTGaaggatgaagatgatgaggaGCAGGACGAAGATGAGGACGACGACAATGAGGATGTTGACCCTATTATGGACAGTGAAACAATTCCTTTGAAGCATACAACTAATAGAATCAGGGTTTCACCTCATGCATCTGAAACTGGTGAATATTTGACTGCTACGATGTCTGAAAGTGGTGAAGTCTTGATTTATGACTTGTCTTCTCAATATAAAGCATTCGATACTCCAGGTTACATGATTCCTAAATCGAGTAAAAGACCTATTCATACCGTAAGAAACCACGGTAATGTCGAAGGTTACGGATTGGATTGGTCACCATTAATTAATACTGGTTCTTTGTTAAGTGGTGATTGTTCTGGTAGAATATATGCTACTTCAAGAACATCATCAAATTGGGTTACAGACAAGACCCCGTTTTTCGCATCCGACtcttcaattgaagatatcCAATGGTCCACCGGAGAAAACACCGTCTTCGCTACCGCTGGTTGTGACGGATATGTCCGTGTTTGGGATACAAGATCTAAGAAGCATAAGCCAGCTATTTCAGTTGCCGCATCAAAAACTGATGTCAATGTTATTTCGTGGAGTGATAAAATAAACCACTTATTGGCATCGGGTCACGATGACGGCTCGTGGGGTGTCTGGGATTTGCGTAATTTCAATGCTCAGACAACTCCTTCCCCAGTTGCTCATTACGACTTCCATAAGTCTGCTATCACTTCGATCTCCTTCAATCCATTAGATGAATCTATCATTGCTGTTTCCTCCGAGGATAACACTGTTACCTTGTGGGATTTGGCTGTCGAAgctgatgacgaagaaatcaCCGAACAGAGAAAAGAATTACAAGAATTGCACGATATTCCACCacaattattatttgtcCATTGGCAGAGAGATGTTAAGGATGTCAGATGGCACAAGCAAATCCCTGGTTGTTTAGTATCTACTGGTGGTGATGGGTTAAATATCTGGAAAACCATTTCCGTTTAA
- a CDS encoding DEHA2D05104p (weakly similar to uniprot|P19735 Saccharomyces cerevisiae YBR055C PRP6 Splicing factor), translated as MDRKAFLDQEPPPGYVAGIGRGATGFTTSADAGSVRIQPGVVVSDNEEEDINGNAEDENDDGLLGKKSNRDQDDEEADKIYEEIDRRMKRKRKDTPDDETSLEAVNHTKEQFADLKRALSSVSDEQWESLPEVGDLTRRNKRARLLEQQQQRFYAMPDSVIAGAGSVGAGSIGGGAMNKHDITDFQTISGAKDKLLSKQLDSLVPQSANATTEDLQNDIIMEEESNNQVADIKKGRLILSSLRKTNPYKANSWIASARLEEQAKNYTAAKNFVVEGCRKVPHNEDIWLESIHVHQKSTEGTKMCKIIVTEALKFNNTSEKLWIKAFELENASDVVSRRRVLMKALEFLPQNVKLWEKLIDLEEDPKDVAKLLRKAIELCPTEWNFWIALINLSTYDESKSLLNKARKSMSDNHKVWISAAKLEEREHENISVQKLSTLMEKGIKKLESNISDKSKLLSRREWLEEAAQTELEGFNKTCQAIVNNVLNIDIPSDPKEKLTIWFQEAGHFANQSRFETSNCIYQYIIEQFPNNSECWMRLFRSLKQISDLKLDRLFNYYEQAIELNPQYELFSLMYAKDKWILANDVDGAREILRTAIEAIPESEAILLAQVKLEIKTSNYKSAENISTQIIESIPNSSPRVWYKHIHLKRVLNMKNPDSTYQKSILSLCNESLEKFPDSDKLYLQKGQVLHHDLKNIQNARETYSIGVKKCPKSIDLWLSLVRIDERELLIRARSTLDMAILNNPTSEELWNEKIGIERRNNDNITARQICNKALKDLPNSPLLWIQNLQMIPKMSQRKNAFLDALKQTDNSPLVLLHIGIFFWLDGKFMKAKSWFERTLNSDKNNGDCWGWLFNFIEKHGSDSEKHALLENFEKCYEEINEGTTWNSITKKVENFEKTPTELLSLLAKQLITASTV; from the coding sequence ATGGACAGGAAAGCATTCCTTGATCAAGAGCCTCCGCCAGGGTATGTTGCTGGTATAGGTAGAGGTGCTACCGGATTTACGACGAGCGCTGATGCAGGATCGGTCAGAATCCAGCCAGGTGTTGTAGTCCTGGATAATGAAGAGGAAGACATAAATGGCAATGCAGAAGACGAAAATGACGACGGTTTGCTAGGCAAAAAGCTGAATAGGGACCaggatgatgaagaggCGGATAAGatatatgaagaaattgatagaaGAATGAAGAGAAAGCGCAAAGATACGCCGGACGATGAAACGAGTTTGGAAGCTGTCAATCACACAAAAGAGCAATTTGCTGATTTAAAGAGAGCGCTTTCTAGTGTCAGTGATGAGCAATGGGAATCTTTGCCTGAAGTTGGTGATTtgacaagaagaaataagaGGGCAAGGCTTTTGGAGCAGCAACAACAAAGGTTTTATGCGATGCCAGACAGTGTTATCGCGGGAGCTGGGTCTGTTGGAGCTGGGTCTATTGGAGGCGGCGCAATGAATAAACATGATATTACAGACTTTCAGACGATTTCTGGGGCCAAAGACAAGTTGTTGAGTAAGCAGCTTGATAGTTTGGTTCCGCAGAGTGCTAATGCTACGACAGAGGACTTACAAAATGATATAATCATGGAAGAGGAATCAAATAACCAAGTGGCAGATATAAAGAAGGGCCGGTTGATTTTATCGTCCTTGAGGAAAACCAACCCTTATAAGGCCAATTCCTGGATTGCATCTGCTAGGTTGGAAGAACAAGCAAAAAACTATACAGCGGCCAAGAACTTTGTTGTTGAAGGTTGTAGAAAGGTTCCTCATAACGAAGATATATGGCTTGAGAGTATTCATGTTCATCAAAAGTCTACAGAAGGAACCAAAATGTGCAAAATAATTGTTACGGAAGCGctcaaattcaataatacaTCAGAAAAGTTATGGATAAAAGCATTTGAACTAGAGAATGCATCCGACGTTGTATCAAGACGCCGTGTATTAATGAAAGCTCTTGAATTTCTACCTCAGAATGTAAAATTATGGGAAAAACTAATAGATTTAGAGGAAGATCCTAAGGATGTTGCAAAATTACTACGTAAAGCTATTGAATTATGTCCAACCGAGTGGAACTTCTGGATTgctttgataaatttatctacttatgatgaatcaaaaagTTTACTTAATAAAGCTAGGAAATCCATGAGTGATAACCATAAAGTATGGATTTCTGCTGCTAAATTAGAAGAACGTGAACATGAGAATATTTCGGTACAGAAATTAAGCACGTTAATGGAAAAGGGAATCAAAAAACTAGAGAGTAATATTAGTGATAAgtccaaattattatctagACGGGAATGGCTAGAAGAAGCTGCACAAACAGAGCTTGAGGGCTTCAACAAAACTTGCCAGGCTATTGTTAATAATGTTTTGAATATTGACATTCCGTCAGATCCTAAAGAAAAGTTAACTATCTGGTTTCAAGAAGCCGGTCATTTTGCAAACCAATCAAGGTTTGAAACATCAAATTgcatttatcaatatattattgaacaatttccaaataattcagAATGTTGGATGAGGCTATTCAGATCTCTCAAACAAATTTCCGATTTGAAATTAGATAGATTGTTTAATTACTATGAACAAGCTATCGAGTTAAATCCACAGtatgaattattttcattgatgTACGCTAAGGATAAGTGGATTTTAGCCAATGATGTGGATGGAGCAAGGGAAATATTAAGAACCGCCATTGAAGCCATTCCAGAAAGTGAAGCCATTTTATTGGCCCAAGtaaaattagaaattaagacttcaaattataaatcCGCAGAGAATATATCTactcaaattattgaatcaattcCTAATTCTTCGCCTCGAGTTTGGTACAAACATATTCATCTTAAAAGAGTgttaaatatgaaaaacCCCGATAGCACATATCAGAAATCGATATTGTCATTATGTAACGAatctcttgaaaaatttccagATTCCGATAAGCTTTATTTACAGAAAGGACAGGTACTTCATCATGACTTAAAGAATATACAGAACGCAAGGGAGACTTATTCTATTGGCGTAAAGAAATGTCCCAAGTCGATTGATTTGTGGCTTTCACTCGTGCGAATTGatgaaagagaattattgattagAGCAAGATCAACGTTAGATATGGCCATTCTAAATAATCCGACGAGCGAAGAGCTCTGGAATGAAAAAATAGGAATAGAGAGACgaaataatgataacatAACAGCAAGACAAATATGCAATAAAGCACTTAAGGATTTACCCAATTCACCACTTCTTTGGATTCAAAACTTACAGATGATACCAAAGATGTCCCAGAGAAAAAACGCGTTCCTAGATGCTTTAAAGCAGACAGATAATTCACCATTAGTTTTGCTTCATATTGGGATATTTTTTTGGTTAGATGGAAAATTCATGAAAGCTAAATCATGGTTTGAAAGAACCTTGAATAGTGACAAAAATAATGGTGATTGTTGGGGATGGTTATTCAACTTTATAGAAAAACACGGCTCTGATTCAGAGAAACATGCGctattagaaaattttgaaaagtgTTATGAAGAGATAAATGAAGGAACGACTTGGAATTCGATAACCAAGAAGGTGGAAAATTTCGAGAAGACCCCTACTGAACTACTTCTGCTTTTAGCAAAACAATTAATTACTGCATCGACTGTATag
- a CDS encoding DEHA2D05126p (weakly similar to uniprot|P40957 Saccharomyces cerevisiae YGL086W MAD1 Coiled-coil protein involved in the spindle-assembly checkpoint) has protein sequence MSDTASSPFIDRPRSMLDEDSEFNSRQLISNLQFQISSLKTEKSLLQQNKESMAEKYEALLITKNEEVVSLQNDFDYVFKQRDELQSKYDNSQQINGKTVESLQVQLKDITERYDELKEEHEYLNSDFKKFCRDNNQVKSDLEFHINSKDQMNEKITSLQDENKSLCKTNDELIEKLNSISEQLVSNTQDKFSRNLQEQNSKLQRTNNQLQLKVDSLLQHRTSVELLRQKNITLTNKLSSLANLEEKCCKLEIENLELSNKFDTFFKTIEDSVNDDTSRTNESVVIEFMNKYKRLQNLNLVLQDKYNQSVTGVKNMQTELSNMQQKYSEAISKVESLNETVSTKTEFIDKLERQKLLNVKEIEYLRDSLKKLEELNLKRSKEETNDKSTEQYMTNLEKLVDEYRTEINTLQKQMSSQEIQSNVQSGSKRPRIIDNGIQNDFKSQVSVLEKENLKLLSTIKNLEYNNKTLGEKLQNLESLDNKKKELHILQLKSNPASQDQLIKQQTLDLLSKENQEMIETFVKNKSAHDMIPKSLFERQENDKLQLQTKIDQLNKRISRLRDIYSQKSRDILSVISKFFGYTIEFLPSPINSNDLSSRIKLVSKYMNNKDESNSAYLILDVNSKSLKANGSLEFKTLCEDLVTNWIREKDQIPCFLSALNLSIYDKYVS, from the coding sequence ATGTCAGATACTGCTTCTTCTCCATTCATTGATCGTCCAAGATCGATGTTAGATGAAGATTctgaatttaattcaagaCAGTTGATATCGAATTTGCAGTTTCAGATTTCATCACTTAAAACAGAAAAGAGTCTATTACAACAAAATAAAGAGTCTATGGCAGAGAAATATGAAGCGTTATTAATAACGAAGAACGAAGAAGTGGTTTCTTTacaaaatgattttgattatgTATTTAAACAAAGAGATGAATTACAATCCAAGTATGACAATAGTCAACAAATTAATGGGAAAACTGTGGAATCCTTGCAGGTTCAGTTAAAGGATATAACTGAAAGATACGATGAATTGAAGGAGGAGCATGAATATCTAAACTCcgatttcaaaaagtttTGTCGTGACAATAATCAAGTGAAATCGGACTTGGAATTCCacataaattcaaaagacCAGATGAACGAAAAGATTACTAGTTTACAAGATGAAAACAAAAGTTTGTGCAAGACTAAcgatgaattaattgagaaaCTAAACAGTATTTCTGAACAGTTAGTGTCAAATACTCAAGATAAATTTAGCAGAAATTTACAGGAACAAAATTCTAAACTTCAGAGGACtaataatcaattacaATTAAAGGTAGACCTGCTATTACAACACAGGACATCGGTAGAATTATTAAGACAAAAGAATATTACTTTGACTAATAAGCTATCTTCATTGGCAAACTTAGAAGAGAAGTGTTGCAAActagaaattgaaaacctagaattatcaaataaattcgATACCTTTTTCAAGACCATAGAGGATTCAGTTAACGATGATACAAGTAGAACAAATGAGTCTGttgttattgaattcatgAATAAGTATAAGCGATTACAAAATCTTAATTTGGTACTTCAggataaatataatcaatCGGTAACTGGTGTTAAAAATATGCAAACTGAGTTATCTAATATGCAACAGAAATATTCCGAGGCCATTTCAAAAGTAGAATCATTGAACGAAACAGTATCTACTAAGACAGAATTTATCGATAAACTTGAAAGACAGAAATTACTCAATGTGAAAGAAATCGAATATCTCAGAGACCTGTTGAAAAAGTTGGAAGAGTTGAATTTAAAGCGTtctaaagaagaaacaaatgataaatcaaCAGAACAGTATATGACAAATTTAGAAAAGTTGGTTGATGAATATAGGACTGAAATTAATACTCTTCAGAAACAAATGCTGTCACAAGAGATACAATCTAACGTTCAATCTGGAAGCAAAAGGCCAAGAATAATAGACAATGGTATACAGAATGATTTTAAATCACAGGTTTCAGTATTAGAGAAggaaaatttgaagttattatctactatcaaaaatttagaatacaataataaaacgTTGGgagaaaaattacaaaatttaGAGAGTTTagataataagaaaaaagaattgCATATTTTACAATTAAAATCGAATCCAGCTTCTCAAGATCAGCTTATTAAACAGCAGACTTTAGATTTGCTTTCTaaagaaaatcaagaaatgaTAGAGACATTCGTGAAAAACAAAAGTGCCCATGATATGATTCCTAAATCTCTTTTTGAAAGACAGGAGAATGACAAGTTACAGTTACAAACAAAAATAGACCAGTTAAATAAAAGAATAAGTCGTTTAAGAGATATTTATAGCCAGAAGAGTCGTGATATTTTATCTGttatatcaaaattttttggGTACACAATTGAGTTTTTACCAAGCCCAATAAATTCTAATGATTTATCGTCTAGGATAAAACTTGTTTCAAAATACATGAATAATAAGGATGAATCTAACTCTGCATACTTAATACTAGAtgtaaattcaaaatcattgaaagCAAATGGGAGTTTAGAGTTTAAAACGCTATGCGAAGATTTGGTAACTAATTGGATCAGGGAAAAAGATCAAATACCCTGCTTCTTAAGTGCTTTGAATTTAAGCATATATGATAAATATgtatcttga
- a CDS encoding DEHA2D05148p (similar to uniprot|P53152 Saccharomyces cerevisiae YGL087C Ubiquitin-conjugating enzyme variant MMS2), whose translation MSKIPRNFKLLEELEKGEKGLGAESISYGLTNQDDITMTYWNGTILGPPHSTHENRIYSLTIVCDQSYPEKPPKVQFISKINLPCIDEQGRVMDSVFDILKNWKRSYSMETVLLELRKSMAAPANKKLAQPTEGTTY comes from the exons ATGTCTAAGAT TCCtagaaattttaaattattagaagaattagaaaaagGTGAAAAAGGATTGGGTGCTGAATCCATTTCGTATGGATTAACAAATCAAGATGACATAACCATGACTTATTGGAACGGAACGATCTTGGGCCCTCCCCATTCAACTCATGAAAACAGAATTTATTCGTTAACCATAGTTTGCGACCAAAGCTATCCGGAAAAACCTCCAAAAGTACAATTCATTTCAAAGATCAACTTGCCTTGCATCGATGAACAGGGAAGAGTGATGGATTCGGTATTCGacattttgaagaattggaaaagaTCGTATTCTATGGAAACTGTTCTATTAGAATTAAGAAAAAGTATGGCTGCCCCAGCCAATAAGAAATTAGCGCAACCTACAGAGGGAACCACCTATTAA
- a CDS encoding DEHA2D05170p (weakly similar to uniprot|Q05676 Saccharomyces cerevisiae YEL059C-A SOM1 Protein whose overexpression suppresses the imp1 mutation) produces MAPPTLVYSKSDIFSRYNDVLANPEKYQCHLKSITQHECTFKVSHDRSHPPEIICLPFKRIFQRCLYPTIIKENGKKKRVEKWTNIEITDQNSNTDLMVAPKYGKDVKDFLNADKELKRLVESEMNENS; encoded by the coding sequence ATGGCTCCCCCAACTCTAgtatattcaaaatcagatatattttcaaggtATAATGACGTACTAGCTAATCCTGAGAAATATCAATGTCATTTAAAATCGATAACACAGCATGAATGTACATTTAAAGTATCCCACGACAGACTGCATCCCCCAGAGATAATTTGCTTGCCattcaaaagaatattcCAAAGATGCTTATATCCGACTATAATAAAGGAAAatggaaagaagaagagagtCGAGAAATGGACAAATATTGAGATCACCGATCAGAATTCTAATACAGATTTGATGGTAGCTCCGAAATACGGTAAGGATGTAAAAGACTTTTTGAATGCCGATAAGGAATTGAAGCGACTTGTGGAGTCTGAGATGAATGAAAATTCGTAA
- a CDS encoding DEHA2D05192p (similar to uniprot|P53154 Saccharomyces cerevisiae YGL084C GUP1 Multimembrane-spanning protein and putative glycerol transporter), whose product MTGYSTDIIDAFAHVQSFFSLETLDSRLHRPTNPSKRQSVIKKANSKSKWSTIEFKLYILVFLVVIPLMFKTAMDASNETNPNYPRYAHLLSQGWMFGRKVDNSDSQYRFFRDNFPMLCGLIMIHFAVRKVVSSALQINKRTYFDCGFGLFFLFAAHGTNCLRILIHISIAYAISRYVPSTRTAICLTWIYGLSTLFINDNFRAIPFGINAIDHGFKGIIARWDVFFNFTLLRMLSFNLDYLEKLKEIENNDKEASRLNSQKLTDLDDRQRLEAPLPMSDYNIVNYIAYITYAPLFIAGPIITFNDFIYQSNYQQLSSVKDYKRTFVYFVRFLFCVLVMEILLHFTYVVAVSKTKAWDGDTPFQISMLGMFNLNIIWLKLLIPWRLFRFWSLLDGIDPPENMIRCMDNNYSALAFWRAWHRSFNKWVIRYIYVPLGGGGKYRILNSLCVFSFVAIWHDIELKLLMWGWLVVIFLLPEIGSTVYFKRYENEWWYRYLCSVGAVLNIWMMMLANLFGFCLGKDGTIALLSEMFNTVSGFEFFILSSAALFVGVQVMYELRESEKRKGVDVRC is encoded by the coding sequence ATGACTGGTTATAGTACTGATATAATTGATGCATTTGCACATGTTCAgtcttttttttctttagaGACGCTAGATTCCCGACTTCATCGTCCCACGAACCCTTCAAAGAGACAATCGGTTATCAAGAAAGCAAATTCAAAGTCCAAATGGTCCACAATAGAATTCAAGCTTTACATATTAGTATTTCTTGTAGTTATTCCATTAATGTTTAAAACAGCAATGGATGCTTCTAATGAAACTAATCCTAACTATCCTAGGTATGCACATTTATTGAGCCAAGGTTGGATGTTCGGACGGAAAGTTGACAATTCTGATCTGCAATATCGGTTTTTCAGGGACAATTTTCCTATGTTATGTGGGTTGATTATGATACATTTTGCTGTACGCAAGGTCGTGAGCTCTGCATTGCAGATTAACAAAAGAACGTACTTTGATTGTGGCTTTGGGctcttttttttatttgctGCCCACGGTACGAATTGTTTACGAATCTTGattcatatttcaatagCTTATGCAATTTCGAGGTACGTTCCTTCGACAAGGACTGCTATATGTCTTACTTGGATATACGGCTTACTGACgttatttataaatgataaCTTCCGTGCTATTCCATTTGGTATTAATGCCATTGACCATGGTTTCAAGGGTATTATTGCCCGGTGGGAtgttttctttaatttcacTTTACTTAGAATGTTATCTTTTAACTTAGATTATTTGGAGAAATTAAAGgagattgaaaataacgATAAAGAAGCTTCAAGACTTAATTCGCAAAAGCTTACAGACCTTGACGACAGACAACGTCTTGAAGCTCCTTTACCTATGTCAGACTATAATATTGTGAACTATATTGCATACATCACGTATGCTCCCTTATTTATTGCTGGCCCAATCATTacatttaatgatttcatctACCAATCAAATTACCAACAATTGTCGTCTGTTAAGGACTATAAGAGAACATTTGTCTATTTTGTTAGATTCTTATTCTGTGTGCTTGTCATGGAGATCTTATTGCATTTTACCTACGTTGTTGCTGTATCCAAGACAAAAGCCTGGGACGGAGATACTCCCTTTCAGATTTCCATGCTAGGTATGTTCAATTTAAACATAATCTGGcttaaattattgataccCTGGAGGTTGTTCCGTTTCTGGAGTTTGCTAGATGGTATTGATCCGCCAGAAAATATGATCAGATGTATGGACAACAACTATTCTGCCTTGGCGTTTTGGAGAGCATGGCACAGATCTTTCAACAAGTGGGTTATAAGGTATATCTATGTTCCATTAGGTGGAGGTGGTAAATACCGTATCTTAAACAGTTTATGTGTATTTAGTTTTGTTGCCATCTGGCATGAcattgaattgaaattacTTATGTGGGGCTGGCTCGTGGTCATTTTCTTATTACCAGAAATTGGTTCTACAGTTTACTTTAAGAGGTACGAAAATGAATGGTGGTACAGGTATTTATGTAGTGTTGGAGctgttttaaatatttggatGATGATGCTTGCAAACTTATTCGGATTCTGTTTAGGTAAAGACGGTACTATCGCATTATTACTGGAAATGTTTAATACTGTTTCTGGAttcgaatttttcattttatcACTGGCCGCTTTATTTGTCGGTGTTCAAGTAATGTATGAATTAAGAGAATCagaaaaaagaaaaggTGTCGACGTTAGGTGCTAA
- a CDS encoding DEHA2D05214p (highly similar to CA1233|IPF11814 Candida albicans), producing the protein MSTNRMSGDKVKKEEEDFQRRPNPKGWTPPKAPYNPYDPTDLRPPEGYPSEFKIPGNQPSGFSSIPNNPTQYKKVNETMKRLNYTPRPPSGVYPGQYKVLRRIDTNQRLNTGSRWFGSFLAASVVVYCAFFHRWNDGRENVMSDFYRARLSLKERVIGLSDQEYDDLHHPKGANIVVKNVKDSDYIPENLRKTVEGEYALNRPSERHVLEAQRIQQQQEEQLLREMDEHKKFAMSFMTDESTAGEEEKPEKRNKWFGVF; encoded by the coding sequence ATGTCTACCAACAGAATGAGTGGAGATAAAGTAAAGAAGGAGGAGGAGGATTTCCAGAGAAGACCTAATCCAAAGGGTTGGACTCCACCAAAAGCACCTTATAATCCATATGATCCAACTGATTTAAGACCACCAGAAGGGTATCCAtcagaatttaaaatacCCGGTAATCAGCCATCTGGGTTTTCTTCTATACCCAATAATCCTACACAATACAAGAAAGTAAACGAGACGATGAAAAGGTTGAATTACACCCCAAGACCGCCTTCTGGGGTATATCCAGGCCAGTATAAGGTGTTACGTAGAATCGATACCAACCAGAGATTAAATACCGGATCTCGGTGGTTTGGATCGTTTCTTGCTGCAAGCGTGGTTGTTTATTGTGCGTTCTTCCATCGTTGGAACGACGGGAGGGAGAATGTTATGTCAGACTTTTACCGTGCAAGATTGAGTCTCAAGGAAAGGGTGATTGGCCTCAGTGACCAGGAATACGATGATTTGCATCATCCAAAGGGTGCCAACATAGTAGTTAAGAACGTCAAAGATTCCGATTACATTCCAGAAAACCTAAGAAAAACTGTCGAAGGTGAATATGCGTTGAACAGACCATCTGAAAGACACGTCTTAGAAGCACAAAGAATTCAGCAGCAGCAAGAAGAGCAATTGTTAAGAGAAATGGACGAACACAAGAAATTTGCAATGTCCTTTATGACTGACGAGTCGACGGctggtgaagaagaaaagccTGAGAAGAGGAATAAATGGTTTGGAgttttttaa